Genomic segment of Aquarana catesbeiana isolate 2022-GZ linkage group LG09, ASM4218655v1, whole genome shotgun sequence:
AACAAATTGCCCACAGGCTTTCGCCCAATAAAGGGTTGGCTAGTCCACAATTTAAATTTGTGTTTGGAACTGCACTCTGCATGCACTACTAGTGCTGATCCGACCATGTATTTTCGCAGTCCAGTGATATGTCCATTGCACTGAGTATCACTCTTGCAACGAGAACTCAAAAGCAGCTGGTCCAAACATTGTTCAAAGACTAGAAATTTCTTCTGCTTGGCCATGTTAGAATGTCCTATATCCGGGGGTAAGTATATGAAGGACAGGTCAGGATCTGCACAATCAACATAAAATTCGTCATCCTCCAACTGTATAGAGTTAAATGTCTCTTCTTCATGAGAGGGGTGATAAGAGGTGTCATTGTCTGATTTTTTCTTTTGTGTACCAATTGAAGTGTTGAGCTCTGATAAATAGTCACAAGAGGAAACAATATTGTCTTGTTCAATTTTTATGGCATGTGGATCACTGATGGGTTTAGGTGATACATCTTGCAAAAATGAAGATTGAAAGATACCCTTAGTAGATGTAGCTGAAGCTCCAATCTTAACGCCACTTGAATCAATAATTGGAATTAGACAAAGCGGAGGTAAATCAACAAGGGAACACTGTGTTCCAATTGAAACTTTGGACTTCTTTACTGCAACCTGAATTTTTTTATTACGAACCTCATTCGTTTTGTTACACTGAGTGCTTTTATGCATTTTCCTAACTTTTAATTTTCTAGAGAGGAGTAAGCCATGTGAACAAATTTTACAGTGCTTGCTTTTCTTAATTTGAGTGTGTGATATAGGAACACCAGAAGTAGGTTCTGCAGGCAAATAGCCACTTGCACTGGACTTATCCAGAATACAGTCAACATATTGAGTCTCTTCTAGATCACACTCGGTGGTTTGTGTTACAAAAGACTGAAAAAACGGACTTGTAGAACGAATTTCAACAATACTAAAAGTGCTATCAGAGCTAGTTTCTAAGCAAGGTTTGGTTGAAGAATCACGACTTGTATGAGCCTGCTCTGTTCTCTGACGTTTGTAATAATCGTGCTCAACATCAGTTCTATTATTTGTATAGCTTGTGGTAGTATGTCTTTCCAATATGTTCTCCAAATTTACAGTAGGGTGTGCTGTAGATTTCAAAACCTTATGTGGACCCCTCATCTCATAATCTGTATCTTTGAAATGACGAGAACAGATTCTATATATGCCTTTTCCAGCAGTTGCAATCCTTTCTGAGAAATACGCCAAATCTTCTTTAGGAACGTTAAGTTGCTCCAGCCATTTTCTTATTCGATCACGATTGCGGGGGAAGGCATGTAAAATTAGTTCTTCAGTCCTTGTTCTCCATGAAAAGGAGCAGGATTTAACAATACAACTCGGCATtctggaaaaaaacacaaaaagctaTATTTAATGCATTTTCATGATGACTACTTAGTAAGTATATTTAATTCTGATTGTGAAATCATAAACAATATTGAACAAGTGCTCTAGTGAAACTGAAGACTGACCAGTCTGTAATTGTTAAAATCATACGTTTCACTCTCAATATCCTGGACAGTCTTGAGATTTTATTGTGCACTGCACAGATTCAAGTCAGATGCCATGAAGCAGCCCCAAAACACGACTCAGCCTTTACCCTCATATTTCACAGTAgggacaaagaaaataaaaaaacagtgatataaaaacacaccctaaagagttataCTACAAAAATGTTTATTTGCTAAAAAAGAGCAAAATACAAACACCAATATTATAATCCCTATATCCCTAAAGAGTCCCTATAAATGGGGGAAACTCCTAATACAAACAATTCCCCAAAGATAAATGGGTGATAAAAAATATCTCTAAAGGTATTGAAAGGGATAAATGCAGTGGGTatatccctccctcccccaatatAAAACACCCCCTATAAGCACCTAACATTACCCCAAGCCACCTGGGGCGAGGAACTAGGCTGGATAATTCCTGAAGGGAACAGTGTGATTCCATAAACACAGAAATGTGTCACACTGTTACATTCCAGAAATGATACAGTCTAAACGACCAATGATGAGGTGTAAAGTCATACCACAGTCAGTCACACAGTCAGTCAAAGATAGACTAATCATAGATGGGGACACACTGAGAAAATGGATAATCCAAAAATTGATGACAATTAGGGGAGAAAAAAATCTTCTcctcacaaaaaaaagaaaggttGTTATTatatcctctaatgtatggaaagtCCTGCTGTATGATCTTGATAGGCAAAAAACATGTGGTTAAATGATGGCAGACACTGATTGCAGGTGGATGAATCACTAAGCATTTCAATCCCGACCTTGTTTCGTGTATATAACACAAGCAGGAACGATCACATAGGTACCGTCAGTGTAACCAAGAGCCATGGTTCCCACAGCATGTAGGTATAACATCCAAGCAATTGTAATAATACATTTACATGGTGGTTACTCACTGATACCGGATCACACAGAGAACTCTCCAATGTGAAATGAGATTCAATCTGTTGGTCTGTATGTAATAGCCATAGATCTCCAGTTGATGATCGTTCATCTGTAATAAAGATAGTGATTTCTCATCCAAGATAGACTGATCAATGTGTGTCAGGCTGTTCAAAAAGCCGATAGAGTAATAAAATCCATAGTCACGGTGTCTGTTCTCTGTGATAGAAGATCAATTAGTCTCCATGTTTAGGTCAATCATGCTGATAAATTCAGGATAGATGTATCATTAGGTTCATCAAAATCATCAGGTTCCAGCTCAGTCCTTCAAGCCCATCATAGGGTGTTAGCTAGGGGTAGGGGGGCAAAGAACGGGGGTGTCCATCCCAGCAATAAGAGCTAAACGCTTACATGTTTCATTCTTTAATTTGCGGAACTTCGCCAAGCTCTGAAGAAGTTCCGCAAATTAAGGAATTAAACATGTAAGCGTTTAGCTCTTATTGCTGGGATGGCTTTTGAATAGCCTGACACACATTGATCAATCTATCTTGGATGAGAATTCACTATCTTTATTACAGATGAACGATCATCAACTGGAGATCTATGGCTATTACATACAGACCAACAGATTGAATCTCATTTCACATTGGAGAGTTCTCTGTGTGATCCGGTATCAGTGAGTAACCACCATGTAAATGTATTATTACAATTGCTTGGATGTTATACCTACATGCTGTGGGAACCATGGCTCTTGGTTACACTGACGGTACCTATGTGATCGTTCCTGCTTGTGTTATATACATGAAACAAGGTCGGGATTGAAATGCTTAGTGATTCATCCACCTGCAATCAGTGTCTGCCATCATTTAACCACATGTTTTTTGCCTATCAAGATCATACAGCAGGACTTTCCATACATTCGAGGATATAATaacaacctttcttttttttttgtgaggagAAGATTTTTTCTCCCCTAATTGTGATCAATTTTTGTATTATCCATTTTCTCAGTGTGTCCCCATCTATGATTAGTCCATCTTTAGGGCCggacacacgatctgactttttgacaacaaacatgcaaattagctgttttggagcaacatccgaccgtgtgtacgctccatcagacaaactttttcagtttccatcggacttttgttggctgtgcgaacggacaaactttccgccaacaaaagtctgatcgtgtgtacacaaagccatcggacttttgtacaaactacagtaagcagccgcgagaatgtttccagcgcgatcggatcgtgctggttctcggtggcagggtactgtacatcttgcgctagctgcaataggaaaaacacattttcctactgcggcgggcgcgagagggaattcccgcCTGgtggaataccaagcccttcggtctggtatggattttaaggggaaccccctacgccgaaaaaacgacgtggggtccacccaaagtccataccagacccttatccaagcacacagcctggccggtcaggaaagggggtggggatgagcgagcgccccccccctcctgagcgctaccaggccgcatgccctcaacatggagggtgggtgctttgggggaggggggcgccctgcgggccccccctcccccaaagcaccttgtccccatgttgatgaggacaagggcctcttcccaacaaccctggccgttgtttgttggggtctgcgggcgggacgcttatcggaatccgggagccccctttaataagagggcccccagatcccggccccccaccctatgtgaatgagtatggggtacatcgtacccctacccattcaactagggaaaaaagtgtcaataaaaaacacagtacacaggtttttaaagtaatttattaggcagctccagggtcttcttccgacttcgggggtcctcttccgacttcgggggtctctccggcgtcttctcccggtgtccgcatcttctgccggctccaccgctatcttctggcgctcttttgccagcggtggcccggacttctggatcgtcttcttccctcttcacttccagagatgttgacacgacactctctccagccggaatgctctctgtgcgctccgcaacggacttatataggcggtgaccccgcccccctatgacatcacagtcctggggcatgctgggactgtgaggtcataagggggcgtggtcatgtcatcatatgagaagttgaccaaagggtggtggtaaagacctgaaaaaccacgtgatatggtgaaagttggcttgAAAAGTCCTgttgtctgtatgcaagacaaacttttgggcaacgccctttgtacaaaaatccaagggaaagtttgtacaaagtcctatcgtgtgtatggggcttttgaCTGACTGTGTGACTGACTGTGGTATGACTTTACACCTCATCACTGGTCGTTTAGACTGTATCATTTCTGGAATGTAAGTGTGACACATTTCTGTGTTTATGGAATCACACTGTTCCCTTCAGGAATTATCCAGCCTAGTTCCTCGCCCCAGGTGGCTTGGGGTAATGTTAGGTGCTTATAGGGGGTGTTTTatattgggggagggagggatatATTCACTGCATTTATCCCTTTCAATACTTTTATCACCCATTTATCTTTGGGGAATTGTTTGTATTAGGAGTTTCCCCCATTTATAGGGACTCTTTAGGGATAATAATATTGGTGTTGTTTGTATTTTGCTCTTTTTTAGCGAATAAACATTTTTGTAGTTaaactctttagggtgtgtgtttatatcactgtttttttattttctttgtcccTTGTTAGCTATTTTTGATTACATACCCCCCGCTATTTATGCGGTGAGTGCTACAATTTTTGAATATAGGCAGGTTTCCCATGTATCTACATTTTGTTGCATATTTCACAGTAGGTGCAGAGTTCTTTTCTTTGAAAACTTCAACTCCACAGACCACTCTTTTTTGTTTCTCTAGTGTGTCCGGTTTGATGCACATGATGATACCAAACAAGAGATTTAAATAGATTGATTACAAGATTGTATGATGCTAATTATAGAAAACAGTTTGAAACGTCACTAtgataaaaattatttataatcttttttaaagctactttcacactgaggcgtttttcagggctaaaaatagcgcctttaaagcgcctgaaaaacgcctcccctgccaccccggTGTGAAAGCTGGAGTGCTTTCagactggagtggtgcgcttgcaggacggaaaaaaacgtcctgccagc
This window contains:
- the LOC141108043 gene encoding uncharacterized protein is translated as MPSCIVKSCSFSWRTRTEELILHAFPRNRDRIRKWLEQLNVPKEDLAYFSERIATAGKGIYRICSRHFKDTDYEMRGPHKVLKSTAHPTVNLENILERHTTTSYTNNRTDVEHDYYKRQRTEQAHTSRDSSTKPCLETSSDSTFSIVEIRSTSPFFQSFVTQTTECDLEETQYVDCILDKSSASGYLPAEPTSGVPISHTQIKKSKHCKICSHGLLLSRKLKVRKMHKSTQCNKTNEVRNKKIQVAVKKSKVSIGTQCSLVDLPPLCLIPIIDSSGVKIGASATSTKGIFQSSFLQDVSPKPISDPHAIKIEQDNIVSSCDYLSELNTSIGTQKKKSDNDTSYHPSHEEETFNSIQLEDDEFYVDCADPDLSFIYLPPDIGHSNMAKQKKFLVFEQCLDQLLLSSRCKSDTQCNGHITGLRKYMVGSALVVHAECSSKHKFKLWTSQPFIGRKPVGNLLISAAVLCSGSSFLKMQDFFSLLEMAAISANTHCYNQKNYLFPTIEHHWFSQRSEILEQIGPKSVALLGDGQCNASNFNVKYCTYTLLDAESHRIVDFQVKQLQASQSSVSLKHLAFVEALNRVLSDQVRVKVVATDRKFSVRKMIKERYPLIKHGFDVWHRAKSIGAKLHAASKKRNCRELSSWIPLARNHLWWASSTCQHNPILLKEKWLSIIYHSANVHEWTGNTLYHQCSHPPIPNDEPKEYKWLTPGSAAHHELKSIVQDSSLLNDLDPLSVFCHTGEIEFFHSMVLKYRSRQHNFGMDAVVARTQLAAMDYNQNVSRLLATSDAERTFHYHYNFSKENRDGVVSKIYPPTSQVFRKKIIFNAVELAAGVRNFPWKSEPDNIALLPRI